The following nucleotide sequence is from Mangifera indica cultivar Alphonso chromosome 1, CATAS_Mindica_2.1, whole genome shotgun sequence.
TTCCCCTTGCCATTGTTGTATTGGGTGGTTTACTTTCAACAAAGAAACCACAAGAATGGAATTTAGTACGCGATAACATTTGGCAGAATTTAAGTAATGATTCCATCCAGATAACATATTTATTGGCTTTGAGCTTCAATGATTTACCTTATAAATTGAAGTTATGTTTTCTCTATTTAAGTCATTTTCCAGAAGATTATGCAATCGACACAGATAAACTGATTCGCCTGTGGCTGGCTGAGGGTTACATACCGCACAATGAAGAAATAATGGAAGATGTGGCTCGCAATTATTTGAATGAGTTGATTAACAGGAGCCTTATTCAGAAAGAGAAAACATGGTTAGGCAAGGTTGTAACATGTCGGATTCATGATCTTTTGAGGGATTTATCGATTCAAAAGGCAACAGAGCTCAACTTTATTCATAGTTATGATGAAATCAGACGCTCATCAACTCACTCTTCCATGCTATCATGTCGACGACAAGCTATTTACTCTGGGATGAATGGGATTGCGTGGCTTCAACAGTGTAATCCGCTCTTGCGTTCTCTTTTGATCTTTTTTCTCAAACAAGAAGGTGCAATGATGTCGCAGTTGGTATCAAATTTGTGCACAACATTCAGGTTTCTAAGAGTGCTCGAGTTTCAGCATTACAGGAACACTCAATCAAGCTGGTGCTTACCCAAAGACATAGATAaattgattcacttgaagtatTTGGGTTTGAGGGATACACTGATTTATTCTATTCCGGAATCGATTCTCAACTTGTCGAATCTGGAAACTCTGGATTTAAACGATGATCCGTTCTGTTGTCTCTATCTACCAACTGAAATTTGCAAGCTGAAAAATTTGAGACATCTGATCGGAGAGTTAAGAGGGCAATATTTGCGGATAGACAATATGACAAATCTTCAAACGCTCATTAGTGTACAAGATGACACTTGGACTCAAACAAATCATGAATCATTGGTTAATCTTCGAAAGCTACACCTTTGTCTGAACCGTGAAAGCCAGAGGAACTTCACTTTCGATTCTATTGCCAAACTGAAAAGCATTCAAATTCTATGGGttgatttatcaaaaaatcattttttttctacacTGCAGCCGCTCTCTCATTGCCCACATCTCCGAGACTTGAGCTTATGTGGGAAGATAGAGAAACTACCAGAAGATATGCCTGTACTTTTGCCAAATATTGAACACCTATCACTACAAAGTTCCGAACTCGTAGACGATCCGATGCCAGTATTGGAGAAGATGTTGAACCTCACAGTACTTGCTTTAAGACATGGTTGTTATTGTGGAAAGAAGATGGTGTGCAGGGCAAATAGTTTTCCTCGGGTCGAAATTTTAACTATTGAAACACTTTATTTAGAGGAGTGGCAAGTAGAGGAGGGAGCTCTACCTGTGCTTACAGGTTTGGAGTTGATAAACCACAGACAACAATTCCAACTTCCCGAAAGACTGAAATCAGTCCCTCGTCTTGGTTGAAAGAGAAGCTTGTCAGAGTGCATTGACAATATTCAATGACCATTACTGAGGTGATTGTTGTGTTTGTACTGTgttctctttcaaattttattcatcTCTAGCCCGGGTTTTGAGTTTGAGCATATGTATTTATGCAACTGGCTTTTAATATCTCAG
It contains:
- the LOC123218214 gene encoding putative disease resistance RPP13-like protein 3; this translates as MVDAVVSFVVQRVGEYLKNEAVFLRGVRGEVESVKKELEWMNCFIKDAEEKQVDSPLIKQWVSDIREIAYDFEDVLDEFTLQVHDKDEEGESSERKHGLFTAIKKSVAKSSRKGREKLTTYNIGKKIESLKKGLNDVSQRCELYGLRDINIKRDEDCHAFRRMKQLRKTTSFSFEEKVVGYEDETNKLLAKLLADEPRRYVISIWGTGGLGKTTLAGKLYKSSAIKHKFDCCAWVSVSQHFNIEDLLLRIIKSFGFPAKKLKGMSEEDLERYVHESLQGRSYLVVIDDVWHKEAWASLKRAFPDNENGSRVIITTRIKDVAERSDERTYVHELRFLKPDESWQLFCDKAFWNLSIDEGLERLGREMVEKCRGLPLAIVVLGGLLSTKKPQEWNLVRDNIWQNLSNDSIQITYLLALSFNDLPYKLKLCFLYLSHFPEDYAIDTDKLIRLWLAEGYIPHNEEIMEDVARNYLNELINRSLIQKEKTWLGKVVTCRIHDLLRDLSIQKATELNFIHSYDEIRRSSTHSSMLSCRRQAIYSGMNGIAWLQQCNPLLRSLLIFFLKQEGAMMSQLVSNLCTTFRFLRVLEFQHYRNTQSSWCLPKDIDKLIHLKYLGLRDTLIYSIPESILNLSNLETLDLNDDPFCCLYLPTEICKLKNLRHLIGELRGQYLRIDNMTNLQTLISVQDDTWTQTNHESLVNLRKLHLCLNRESQRNFTFDSIAKLKSIQILWVDLSKNHFFSTLQPLSHCPHLRDLSLCGKIEKLPEDMPVLLPNIEHLSLQSSELVDDPMPVLEKMLNLTVLALRHGCYCGKKMVCRANSFPRVEILTIETLYLEEWQVEEGALPVLTGLELINHRQQFQLPERLKSVPRLG